The following nucleotide sequence is from Lysobacterales bacterium.
TCCACCGCAGTAGACAGACTCCTGGCGAAGCCGAGCGAATCCTGCTGGAGCTTGGTGATGCGATTGCCCTTGCCCGGGTCGTTCGTGTAGAGGCTGAAGGCCGGCGCGAGCGAACCGACTACTTCGTTGAAGAGTTGACTGGCCGCGGCGTTGTCCATGTCGGTGAAGTCGAACACCTTGCCGGGCTGCAGGTAGGCGGCCGGCACGAAGTTCTTCACGAACAGGATCGGATCGACGATCTTGAGGGTGTAGGAACCGCGCGTCACCGCGCCGACCTGCGTATTGAGGAAACCGTCGTCCCAGTAGATTTCGGATTGCGTACCGAAACGGTTGTCCGGGAGTTCCTTCAGCGAGACGAAGAACGCGGCCTGCTGCGAGCCCGGCTGGCCACCGAACTTGAAACGCTCCCAGCTCTGCTTGATCAGCGAATCGACGAGACCATCGCCCGAGAAAATCGACTTCGAATTGAGGTCATCCGACCGCCATTCGTAACCGCCCGGCTCGGCTGCGAAGCCGGTGACCTTGCCATCCTGGAACAGCAGCAAGCCATAACCTTCGGGCACGACGATCTTCGAACCATTGGTGATGATGTTCGAAGAACCCTTGGTATTCGAACCACGTCCGGCATTGGTGCCCTGCGGTACCGCGGCAAACAGCGCCGCCGTCGCTGGCAATCCACTCGGCACCGTGTAGAAATCCTTCCACTGGTCGGCCAGCACACCACCGACCGAACCCACCACTGCTTGAACAAGACCCATGGCATCTCTCCGTGAATGTCACCGGGCACCGTACCCGTCTCCGGAAACTATACATTCCCGAAGGACCGGACTTGGGCGATCACATCCCCGCTAGCG
It contains:
- a CDS encoding SPFH domain-containing protein: MGLVQAVVGSVGGVLADQWKDFYTVPSGLPATAALFAAVPQGTNAGRGSNTKGSSNIITNGSKIVVPEGYGLLLFQDGKVTGFAAEPGGYEWRSDDLNSKSIFSGDGLVDSLIKQSWERFKFGGQPGSQQAAFFVSLKELPDNRFGTQSEIYWDDGFLNTQVGAVTRGSYTLKIVDPILFVKNFVPAAYLQPGKVFDFTDMDNAAASQLFNEVVGSLAPAFSLYTNDPGKGNRITKLQQDSLGFARSLSTAVENAYQWKSDRGLVIAKTAIVSIEYDANTKELLKTVQRADALSGSRGNSNLQASVAAGMQSAGENGGAAGMMGIGMASGMMGGLGNLQQPVAPAAPAAEDPIAKLKKAKEMLDLGLITQADFDALKAKVLGL